One window of the Labilibaculum sp. genome contains the following:
- a CDS encoding relaxase/mobilization nuclease domain-containing protein, protein MIAKIVKGQCFAGVVNYILDQKKSTEFLDSEGLRLKNKDTIIESFRQQAELNSRISKPVYHISLSFSAKDKELLSNELMADIAKQYMSRMNIIDTQFLIARHFDKEHPHIHMVINRVDYHGRTISDRNDRIKSEKICKELTRRHGLYFAKGKEEVKVHRLHEPDKTKYEIYDALKKHVGKCSDWSELIENLRREGIQVDFKIKKNTEEVQGVRFTKGGLTYNGSKVDRQFSFSKIDARLQKNQQEISRDGTKALMSTRNLLREILIQSELTNRYSKEENSKKPKVKRKSAKRGIRI, encoded by the coding sequence ATGATTGCAAAGATAGTAAAGGGACAATGTTTTGCAGGAGTTGTGAATTACATACTCGACCAGAAGAAGAGTACGGAATTTTTGGATAGTGAAGGTCTGCGTTTGAAAAACAAGGATACGATAATTGAAAGCTTCAGACAGCAAGCAGAACTAAATAGCAGAATTAGCAAGCCTGTGTATCATATTTCCCTTTCGTTTTCGGCAAAGGATAAAGAGCTTTTATCGAACGAGCTGATGGCAGATATTGCCAAACAGTACATGAGTAGAATGAATATTATTGATACGCAGTTTCTGATTGCTCGTCATTTTGACAAAGAACATCCACATATTCACATGGTCATTAACAGGGTGGATTATCATGGGAGAACAATATCAGATCGCAATGACAGAATCAAAAGTGAGAAGATCTGTAAAGAGTTAACCAGAAGGCATGGTCTTTATTTTGCCAAAGGAAAGGAAGAGGTGAAAGTACATCGACTTCATGAGCCGGATAAAACCAAATATGAAATTTACGATGCCTTGAAAAAACATGTAGGCAAATGTTCCGATTGGTCAGAATTGATTGAGAATTTGAGACGGGAAGGAATACAGGTAGATTTTAAGATTAAAAAGAATACAGAGGAAGTGCAGGGAGTTCGGTTTACGAAAGGAGGATTGACTTATAACGGCTCGAAAGTTGACCGTCAATTTAGTTTTTCAAAGATTGATGCACGCTTACAGAAAAATCAGCAAGAGATATCAAGAGACGGAACAAAAGCGTTGATGAGTACCCGGAATTTGCTTCGAGAGATTCTTATTCAGTCAGAATTGACCAATCGGTATAGTAAAGAAGAAAATAGCAAGAAGCCTAAGGTGAAAAGGAAATCTGCCAAAAGAGGAATCAGGATTTAA
- a CDS encoding GH92 family glycosyl hydrolase — protein MRSIAFTILTCYFMIIVPESIAQENDVTQYVDPFIGTEEMGHTFPGACAPFGMVQLSPDTDSVQFIHEGKYNKEVYRYCAGYQYKDKSIVGFSHTHLSGTGHSDLGDFLIMPTVGKVNYNPGTIDDTSKGYRSMFRKETEKAEPGYYTVELDDYKVKAELTATQRVGFHQYTFPSSDESHIILDLTHGIYNYDGKVLWSTIRVENDTLVTGYRITRGWARSNYQYFAMSFSKPVKSYACQNKEKIVYNGFWRKFDETKNFPEMAGKALTANFDFTTKENEKIKVKFALSGVSTEGALKNLRAEIPHFNFEQVRQETKGKWQKELSRIQIVASQEKKTTFYTSLYHSFINPVEYMDVDGKYRGLDHNIHQAEGFTNYTVFSLWDTYRAQHPLLSLIQPKRSSDMINSMLAHYEQSVHKILPIWSHFGNENWCMIGYHAVSVIADALVNGLKGVNPEKALEACLASANYKKYDGIGDYLEYGYVPHESSRVGASITLEYAYDDWTISQLAKSMKKENLAEEYLKRSENWRNLFDVTSGYVRAKNKVGDWISPFDPLDTHAAGFIEGNSWNYSLYVPQNVSGLVSKMGGEKRFSEHLDSLFTMHIPDKYFAHNEDITREGIMGGYVHGNEPSHHVAYMYNWAGRPWKTQERINQIVNTKYLNKPDGLCGNDDCGQMSAWYVFSSLGFYPVCPGSGQYVIGTPSIDEAVLTLENGKTFTVKTENYSSKNIYIKSVMLNGEEWNKNFVNHSDIVNGGELIFKMSSRPNKKRCLSNNSIPYSTAKFGAIGSF, from the coding sequence ATGAGATCGATTGCTTTTACTATTCTCACATGTTACTTCATGATTATTGTGCCTGAAAGTATTGCTCAGGAAAATGATGTAACACAGTATGTAGATCCATTTATTGGAACAGAAGAAATGGGGCATACATTTCCAGGAGCATGTGCTCCTTTTGGAATGGTTCAGTTGAGTCCAGATACTGATAGTGTGCAATTTATACATGAAGGAAAGTACAATAAAGAGGTGTATCGTTATTGTGCCGGATATCAGTATAAAGACAAGTCAATTGTAGGGTTTAGTCATACTCATTTAAGTGGAACAGGACATTCAGATTTAGGTGATTTTTTAATCATGCCAACAGTAGGAAAAGTAAATTACAACCCAGGTACGATTGATGATACATCAAAAGGATATCGTTCGATGTTTCGGAAAGAAACAGAAAAAGCAGAACCTGGATATTATACGGTTGAACTTGATGATTACAAGGTTAAAGCGGAATTGACAGCCACTCAGCGAGTAGGTTTTCATCAATATACGTTTCCTTCTTCAGATGAGTCTCATATAATTTTAGATTTGACTCATGGGATCTACAATTACGATGGCAAGGTGCTTTGGTCGACTATTAGAGTGGAAAATGACACCTTGGTAACAGGTTATAGAATTACTCGCGGTTGGGCTAGATCTAACTATCAGTATTTTGCAATGAGTTTTTCAAAGCCTGTCAAAAGTTATGCTTGTCAAAACAAGGAGAAAATTGTTTACAATGGTTTTTGGCGTAAGTTCGACGAAACGAAGAATTTTCCGGAAATGGCAGGAAAAGCTTTAACAGCTAATTTTGATTTCACTACAAAGGAGAATGAAAAAATTAAAGTGAAATTTGCTCTTTCGGGCGTGAGTACTGAAGGTGCATTGAAAAACCTTAGAGCAGAAATTCCTCATTTCAATTTTGAGCAAGTACGTCAGGAAACAAAGGGGAAATGGCAAAAAGAGTTAAGTAGAATCCAAATAGTTGCTTCTCAGGAAAAGAAAACAACTTTTTATACTTCATTGTATCACTCGTTCATCAATCCTGTAGAATATATGGATGTGGATGGAAAATACAGAGGTTTGGATCACAACATTCATCAAGCCGAAGGATTTACGAACTATACCGTTTTCTCATTGTGGGATACTTATCGTGCCCAACATCCGTTACTTTCTCTGATTCAACCAAAAAGATCATCTGATATGATCAATTCGATGCTGGCACACTACGAGCAAAGTGTTCATAAAATATTGCCAATATGGAGTCATTTTGGAAACGAGAATTGGTGTATGATTGGATACCATGCAGTATCGGTTATTGCAGATGCATTGGTTAATGGTCTAAAGGGAGTGAACCCCGAAAAAGCATTAGAAGCATGTTTAGCCAGTGCAAACTACAAAAAATATGATGGTATTGGTGATTATTTAGAGTATGGATATGTTCCTCATGAATCAAGTAGGGTTGGAGCTTCAATTACATTAGAGTATGCTTATGATGATTGGACAATTTCACAGCTTGCAAAATCAATGAAGAAAGAAAATCTGGCAGAGGAATATTTAAAACGTTCAGAAAACTGGAGAAATTTATTTGATGTTACATCTGGATATGTTAGAGCAAAAAATAAAGTTGGTGATTGGATCTCGCCATTTGATCCATTAGATACGCATGCAGCTGGCTTTATAGAAGGAAATTCCTGGAACTATTCTTTGTATGTTCCCCAGAATGTTAGTGGTTTGGTTAGTAAAATGGGTGGTGAGAAGCGATTTTCAGAACATTTGGATTCGCTTTTTACCATGCATATTCCGGACAAATATTTTGCTCATAATGAGGATATCACCCGTGAAGGAATTATGGGAGGATATGTTCACGGAAATGAGCCAAGTCATCATGTTGCATATATGTATAATTGGGCTGGAAGACCATGGAAAACCCAAGAGCGGATTAATCAGATAGTGAATACAAAATATCTGAATAAACCTGATGGCTTGTGTGGAAATGATGATTGTGGGCAAATGTCAGCATGGTATGTTTTTTCATCTTTGGGTTTTTATCCTGTATGTCCTGGTTCTGGTCAGTATGTGATAGGAACACCTTCTATTGATGAAGCGGTTCTTACTTTAGAAAATGGCAAGACGTTTACGGTTAAAACAGAAAACTACTCCTCTAAAAATATTTACATTAAATCGGTAATGTTAAATGGGGAGGAGTGGAATAAAAACTTTGTGAATCACAGTGATATAGTGAATGGTGGTGAGTTGATATTTAAAATGAGTAGTCGCCCAAATAAAAAGCGCTGCCTTTCAAATAATTCTATTCCTTATTCTACTGCAAAGTTTGGTGCAATCGGATCGTTCTGA
- a CDS encoding beta-galactosidase gives MAKKISLLALLISSWIGVLSAQDFFPKKDLMSVGVYYYPEQWSEDQWERDIENIAGYGFEFIHMSEFAWAQMEPSEGKYDFTWLDKVIELADKNKLKVILGTPTPCPPVWLGIKYPEIYIQDGNYQSKEHGTRANMSLSNPIVLEYTQKIVAAMAKHYAHNKAVMGWQIDNEPEAKEDYSPSAQLAFRKWLQNKYANITELNKAWGTAFWSQLYSSFEEVRIHNAQNVGWWGANPIALLDFKRFTADTQASFLDFQAEELRKYIDESQFITTNYVAKGNHTDPRRSKKLDFASFTAYPNYGSNNLGDLGFRLGDHTVLMYANDYYKSVNGITGVMELQPGQVNWANYNSLLQPGTVRMWLWHCFAGGSSFACTYRYRQVLYGAEQYHHGVVRTDGVTLSQGGEEYVQVIKEVNELRKKYSKNTQMPEAVQKRKTAIMWSFDNLWNLERQKQTYQWDTWKHMQRYQQILHSFGAPVSFISAEDDFDDYEFIIVPAYEMVDEALVQKWKKFVSKGGKLIVSPRTGAKDKNAHLWENNLSGIMNELIGGKIYSFDMLPSGKQGNILMDGKNYKWSSWGDLIIPEDKTEVVASYTDQFYKGTACILKNEIGKGQVWYIGAESVDGDLERNLLKNIYQQNNIVVENYPEGVFVQYRDGFMVAVNYSSEEYILDYNGDYLIGDKVLKPADVAVWSIEK, from the coding sequence ATGGCAAAGAAAATTAGCTTATTGGCATTACTAATCAGCAGTTGGATTGGTGTTTTATCTGCACAGGATTTTTTTCCTAAAAAGGATTTGATGTCTGTTGGTGTGTATTACTATCCTGAGCAATGGTCGGAAGATCAATGGGAAAGGGATATTGAGAATATTGCCGGTTATGGATTCGAATTTATTCATATGTCTGAATTTGCCTGGGCTCAGATGGAACCATCTGAGGGCAAGTATGATTTTACCTGGCTTGATAAAGTAATTGAGTTGGCTGATAAAAATAAGCTGAAAGTGATTTTGGGAACACCTACGCCTTGTCCTCCGGTATGGCTCGGAATTAAGTATCCCGAAATATACATACAAGATGGTAATTATCAATCTAAAGAACATGGCACCCGTGCAAACATGTCATTATCCAACCCGATTGTTTTGGAGTATACACAGAAGATTGTGGCGGCAATGGCCAAACATTATGCCCACAACAAAGCTGTAATGGGATGGCAAATTGACAATGAGCCGGAGGCTAAAGAAGATTACAGTCCGTCTGCACAATTGGCATTTCGGAAATGGTTACAAAATAAGTATGCAAATATTACTGAACTGAATAAGGCATGGGGAACGGCATTTTGGAGTCAGTTGTATTCATCTTTTGAAGAAGTTAGAATTCATAATGCTCAAAATGTAGGTTGGTGGGGTGCAAATCCTATTGCTTTATTGGATTTTAAACGCTTTACAGCGGATACGCAAGCATCTTTTTTAGATTTTCAGGCAGAGGAATTGCGGAAATATATTGATGAATCGCAGTTTATCACTACAAACTATGTAGCAAAAGGAAATCATACGGATCCGCGAAGAAGTAAAAAACTTGATTTTGCTTCATTTACAGCTTATCCCAATTATGGAAGCAATAATCTGGGAGACTTGGGTTTTCGTTTAGGTGATCACACCGTTTTAATGTATGCCAATGATTATTATAAGTCGGTAAATGGTATTACAGGAGTTATGGAACTGCAGCCCGGACAGGTAAATTGGGCCAATTACAATTCATTGTTACAGCCCGGAACCGTTCGTATGTGGCTGTGGCATTGTTTTGCAGGAGGTAGTTCTTTTGCATGTACCTATCGTTACCGACAAGTACTTTATGGTGCCGAGCAATATCATCATGGTGTGGTTCGAACCGATGGTGTTACTTTGAGTCAGGGAGGAGAGGAGTATGTACAGGTGATCAAAGAGGTGAATGAATTGAGGAAAAAGTACAGCAAGAATACTCAAATGCCTGAAGCTGTTCAGAAGAGAAAAACTGCCATCATGTGGTCGTTTGACAACCTTTGGAATCTGGAAAGACAAAAGCAAACCTATCAATGGGATACTTGGAAACACATGCAGCGTTATCAGCAGATACTGCATTCATTTGGTGCTCCGGTGAGTTTTATTTCAGCGGAAGATGATTTTGATGATTATGAATTTATTATAGTTCCTGCTTACGAAATGGTAGACGAGGCGTTGGTTCAGAAATGGAAAAAGTTCGTTTCAAAAGGAGGTAAGCTTATTGTTTCACCAAGAACCGGCGCTAAAGATAAAAATGCTCATTTATGGGAAAATAATTTATCGGGCATTATGAATGAACTAATTGGAGGAAAGATTTATTCATTTGATATGCTTCCATCCGGGAAACAAGGTAATATTTTAATGGATGGGAAAAATTACAAATGGAGTTCATGGGGAGATTTAATTATACCGGAAGATAAAACTGAGGTCGTAGCTAGTTATACCGATCAATTTTACAAAGGAACTGCCTGCATTTTAAAAAATGAAATTGGTAAAGGGCAGGTTTGGTATATTGGAGCAGAATCTGTTGATGGGGATTTGGAACGAAATCTACTGAAAAATATATATCAGCAAAATAATATCGTGGTAGAGAATTATCCTGAAGGTGTTTTTGTTCAGTATCGCGATGGTTTTATGGTGGCTGTTAACTATTCTTCCGAAGAGTATATTTTAGATTATAATGGAGATTACCTGATAGGAGATAAGGTGCTGAAACCGGCAGATGTTGCTGTGTGGAGTATTGAGAAATAG
- a CDS encoding MobC family plasmid mobilization relaxosome protein — protein sequence MENYKKGGRPKKSISQKRKYRVNVKMNTGEYYSLKAKANRAKLSLSEYMRQCIAESTVRERLIPEVQTYIRKLCGMANNLNQIAKQANAQGYSNVRREYFYLAEKIDKVIDQL from the coding sequence ATGGAAAATTATAAGAAAGGAGGACGTCCCAAGAAGAGCATTTCACAGAAGAGAAAGTACAGGGTGAATGTGAAAATGAATACTGGAGAATATTATAGTTTGAAGGCAAAAGCCAATCGTGCAAAACTAAGCCTTAGTGAGTACATGAGACAGTGTATTGCAGAAAGTACAGTTCGGGAGAGACTCATTCCTGAGGTGCAAACTTATATTCGAAAACTGTGTGGGATGGCCAATAATCTAAATCAGATTGCCAAACAAGCCAATGCGCAAGGTTATTCAAATGTACGAAGGGAATATTTCTACTTGGCAGAGAAGATTGATAAAGTAATAGATCAGCTTTGA